One Sporosarcina sp. ANT_H38 genomic window, CCAACCACCTTCGGTGTTTGTCGCAAAGATTTTCGCGTGGCAACACGCTAAAATCTTGGCTGGGGTAGCTGGATTCGAACCAACGAGTGACGGAGTCAAAGTCCGTTGCCTTACCGCTTGGCTATACCCCAACGATACCGTATTCAGCCGTTTAGTTATGCTGTACAGAGCTTATTCATTTGGAAGGTCTTCATAGGATACTCTTTTCAGAACTTAATTACAAGTTCTAATTGAGTACTCTTTTCAAAACTTCGTTTTTGAAAAAGTATTGGTGACCCCTACGGGAATCGAACCCGTGATACCGCCGTGAAAGGGCGGTGTCTTAACCGCTTGACCAAGGGGCCATATTTAGTTATTACATCGTATGTCAGGAAGTCGTTTCGTTATTGTTTCAGCGTCGTTCCCAACCGACATTTATTATTATATACAGTGTTTCTCGTTTCGTCAACACTTTTTCACCAATTAGTTTTAAGTATTACCGAGAACGCGATAAGTATGCGGTTTCTACGTCCTCACCGCGTCCTCAGTAATCATTTCAAAGGTTGTATTGCTACAATTTGTCCCGCACATTTCCCGCATCTATATTTTCTAACGTTCATTCTTCTTCTCCGATTATATAACGTCTTGCATGATACGCACTCATATACATGCATCGAATGCACCCTCTTGTTTCCTTCAGTAAGGGGTCGACAAAACCTCGGGGAACCAGTGTACTTTAACAAATCCCTGAAATCAGCATCGCGATGACGATAACCTCTTCCTTCTATATGAAGGTGATAGTGACAAAGTTCATGTTTGATTACCCCAACCAGCTCTTCAGTTCCATGCACTTCCAAAACCAACGGATTAATTTGGATTGAGTGGTCGGACAGCATATAGCGACCGCCTGTTGTCCTCAACCTTTTATTAAACCTAGCAATATGGATGAATGGCTTTCCAAATGCATTTAAGGAGACATTCTCGATTAGAGCCTGCAATCCTTCATCTGTCATAGCCACCCTCTCCTTTTAGTTGTCATTTTGCAGAAGGCGATAACATAGTCAGAGAAATACGTCCTTTTCCTTTATCTATTCCTTCTACCCACACAGTTACGATATCTCCTGAAGAAACGACGTCAAGGGGATGTTTAACAAAGCCTTTTTTTAATTTAGATATATGAACGAGACCGTCTTCCTTCACGCCGATATCTACAAATGCGCCGAAGTCCACAACATTTCG contains:
- a CDS encoding SprT family protein, with the translated sequence MTDEGLQALIENVSLNAFGKPFIHIARFNKRLRTTGGRYMLSDHSIQINPLVLEVHGTEELVGVIKHELCHYHLHIEGRGYRHRDADFRDLLKYTGSPRFCRPLTEGNKRVHSMHVYECVSCKTLYNRRRRMNVRKYRCGKCAGQIVAIQPLK